A region of Legionella donaldsonii DNA encodes the following proteins:
- a CDS encoding transporter substrate-binding domain-containing protein — MKQISTLIVTFIFFVSSAYSEIKIGTLAYDPPFVISPTEGFDIDLSRLICKYLQEQCRLIQRANTKQLYQALEEGKIDLAIAGITISQARQNNFVFTLPYMLNKSQFLTLKSNNINSINELKGTTVGVIRDQLSGGVLYNYLLNHYQKQFKINQYGNVEELLASLNNKTLSAVFLYRSDVNYWNQNGGDSFKPLGSVITLGEGLAIMALPKNNQLISRINAVLLQMENNNIYLAVYKTYFSNE; from the coding sequence ATGAAACAAATAAGTACTTTGATAGTGACGTTTATATTTTTCGTTTCTTCTGCTTATAGTGAGATTAAGATAGGGACTCTTGCTTATGATCCGCCTTTCGTTATATCCCCTACCGAAGGGTTTGATATTGATTTGTCGCGGTTAATTTGCAAATACTTGCAAGAACAATGTCGATTAATTCAAAGAGCAAACACCAAACAATTATACCAGGCATTAGAAGAAGGAAAAATCGACCTGGCGATTGCTGGTATTACTATTTCCCAGGCTCGTCAAAATAATTTTGTTTTCACCTTGCCGTATATGCTGAATAAAAGTCAATTTTTAACTTTGAAAAGTAATAACATCAATTCAATCAATGAATTAAAAGGCACAACAGTAGGAGTGATACGAGACCAGCTCAGTGGCGGTGTTTTATATAATTATCTACTTAATCATTATCAGAAACAATTTAAAATCAATCAATATGGGAATGTGGAAGAGCTGTTAGCCTCTTTAAACAATAAGACCCTGTCAGCAGTCTTTCTTTATCGTTCGGACGTGAATTATTGGAATCAAAATGGTGGGGATTCATTTAAGCCGCTTGGTTCTGTAATCACCCTTGGAGAGGGGCTGGCAATCATGGCCTTACCGAAAAACAACCAATTAATTAGCCGTATCAATGCCGTATTGCTTCAAATGGAAAATAATAATATCTACCTGGCGGTCTATAAAACTTATTTTTCCAATGAATAA